The Thermococcus sp. Bubb.Bath genome has a segment encoding these proteins:
- a CDS encoding DUF192 domain-containing protein → IHMFFMFQSIDVLFLDSSRKVVDLKRAKPWRVYTPKESARYIIEAPVGVINAIHAEIGDEIDWQVEEERKAVPSPTSAINKINIKSSNGVISLAEPKPKLKGK, encoded by the coding sequence ATTCATATGTTTTTCATGTTTCAGAGCATAGATGTTCTCTTTCTTGACTCCTCTCGAAAAGTGGTTGACCTTAAGCGCGCAAAGCCGTGGAGGGTTTATACGCCAAAGGAGAGTGCAAGATATATAATTGAAGCTCCAGTAGGTGTTATAAATGCTATCCATGCTGAAATAGGAGACGAAATTGACTGGCAAGTAGAGGAAGAGAGAAAAGCTGTTCCTTCTCCTACAAGTGCGATTAATAAGATAAACATAAAAAGTTCAAATGGTGTTATAAGCTTGGCTGAGCCTAAACCAAAGCTTAAAGGGAAATGA